The proteins below come from a single Eubacterium limosum genomic window:
- the dnaJ gene encoding molecular chaperone DnaJ, producing MSEKRDYYEVLGVEKSASADEIKKAYRKMAMKYHPDKNPGDKEAEEKFKEANEAYEVLSDETKRATYDQYGHAGMEGGFGGGGGASYGGFGGGGFEDIFSDIFSSFGGGGGFGGFGGFGGGGGGRRGPSRGSDMKININLSFKEAVFGTEKKIKIKRQEECPTCHGSGAEPGSEAHTCDKCGGSGQIYIRQQTPFGTIQQTTVCDKCHGEGEIIDDPCHTCHGSGIQEKERTINIKIPAGVDNGSILPLRGEGNTGARGGGKGDLFVYISVKEDPIFKREEDDVYLEIPVTFAQAALGAELVVPTVDGKVKLKVPEGTQTGKVFRLKGKGVPNVNGRGRGDQYITVRVEVPRKLNKKQKELLRAFDKETGNDNHQEGKKFWSKVKNAFQ from the coding sequence ATGAGTGAAAAAAGAGATTACTATGAGGTGCTGGGCGTTGAAAAAAGCGCCAGCGCAGATGAAATAAAAAAGGCCTATCGTAAGATGGCCATGAAGTATCACCCGGATAAGAACCCGGGCGATAAAGAGGCTGAAGAAAAATTCAAGGAAGCCAACGAAGCCTACGAGGTCTTAAGTGACGAAACCAAGCGTGCGACCTATGACCAATACGGTCACGCGGGCATGGAAGGCGGCTTTGGCGGCGGAGGCGGCGCTTCCTACGGCGGTTTCGGCGGAGGCGGCTTTGAAGATATTTTCAGCGATATTTTCAGCTCCTTCGGCGGAGGCGGCGGTTTTGGCGGCTTTGGCGGTTTTGGAGGAGGCGGCGGCGGACGCCGTGGTCCAAGCCGCGGCTCAGATATGAAAATTAACATTAATCTTTCATTTAAAGAAGCCGTTTTTGGAACCGAAAAGAAGATTAAAATCAAGCGTCAGGAAGAATGTCCGACCTGTCATGGCTCCGGCGCTGAACCGGGCAGTGAAGCCCATACCTGTGACAAGTGCGGTGGCTCCGGGCAGATCTATATCCGTCAGCAGACCCCCTTTGGCACCATCCAGCAGACCACGGTCTGTGACAAGTGCCACGGCGAGGGCGAAATCATCGACGACCCATGTCATACCTGCCACGGTTCCGGCATCCAGGAAAAGGAACGGACCATCAACATCAAGATTCCTGCAGGCGTGGACAACGGCTCCATCCTTCCGCTTCGCGGCGAGGGCAACACCGGCGCGCGCGGCGGCGGAAAGGGCGACCTTTTTGTTTATATCAGCGTGAAGGAAGACCCGATCTTCAAGCGTGAGGAGGACGATGTATACCTGGAAATCCCTGTGACCTTTGCGCAGGCAGCCCTGGGCGCTGAGCTGGTCGTACCGACTGTGGACGGCAAGGTCAAGCTGAAAGTTCCAGAAGGCACCCAGACCGGCAAGGTCTTCAGACTCAAGGGCAAAGGTGTGCCGAACGTCAACGGACGCGGACGCGGCGACCAGTACATTACTGTCAGGGTTGAGGTACCGCGCAAACTGAATAAGAAACAAAAAGAATTATTGAGAGCTTTTGACAAAGAAACAGGCAATGACAATCACCAGGAAGGTAAAAAATTCTGGTCCAAGGTAAAGAATGCCTTTCAATAG
- the dhaS gene encoding dihydroxyacetone kinase transcriptional activator DhaS: MSESLITKQAIADGFKGLMRIKSFDKITISDIAKSCGLNRQTFYYHFQDKYELLDWIYYNEAISVMTEGLTFENWSSRIYRMLTQMKKEDYFYINAFKASGQKEFEAYLFSVAKELFKEIITNLSGEKEIKLEDMDFIASFFSYGTVGIIVAWAQEGMRESPEFLKERFENLVLDSKNLAVKRFLSAL; encoded by the coding sequence ATGTCGGAATCATTGATAACAAAACAGGCCATTGCGGACGGTTTTAAGGGATTAATGCGCATTAAAAGCTTTGATAAGATCACCATTTCAGATATCGCCAAAAGCTGCGGGCTGAACAGGCAGACCTTCTACTACCATTTCCAGGACAAATACGAGCTGCTGGACTGGATTTATTATAATGAGGCCATTTCTGTCATGACGGAGGGGCTGACCTTTGAGAACTGGAGCTCCCGTATCTACAGGATGCTGACGCAGATGAAGAAAGAGGATTATTTTTACATCAACGCCTTTAAAGCCTCGGGGCAGAAGGAGTTTGAGGCCTACCTCTTTTCGGTGGCAAAGGAGCTGTTTAAGGAGATTATCACAAATCTCAGTGGCGAAAAGGAAATCAAACTTGAGGACATGGACTTTATTGCTTCTTTTTTTTCCTACGGAACAGTGGGGATCATTGTCGCCTGGGCGCAGGAGGGAATGCGTGAAAGCCCGGAATTTTTAAAGGAGCGTTTTGAAAATCTGGTGTTGGACAGTAAAAATCTGGCGGTAAAGCGGTTTTTAAGCGCGCTTTAG
- a CDS encoding YhgE/Pip domain-containing protein — MEKQRSEKSFFKKWLPWIVILGVIIIPLMYSFFYLDAFWDPYSRLDTLPVAVVNQDKGAAIDGKSRNLGKEMWDELEKDGTLKFVLTDEEDAVKGTEGSQYYALIRIPENFSSAIASAGTQNKREAEIYYSPNEKRNYLASQILSKAVLEVEKSTRANVDKELVAQLSGKLYEVPGQLETLQDGLGQLGDGAKALSDGTGTLANGTGTLLGGASALNDGAGALANGASALADGTRSLAQGAQSLQDGANTLADGTAALKNGTSDLADGASALAGGTGTLNQGAGDLAAGTGEFSTKVREYQQGEQKAKSGADQVAAGAASLSDGIVQLSDGLNLLSQKVNASMTGLDSGVGQLQTGFGGYQDGVDQLISNSSQMVDGIVAAAQNDPDLLNNPYFKALYDQAAATDPSQIAALQAGGKAVGDGLDTLSAGIKEGQAALNDPQQGIPALIAGAQKAQTGSQDLAAGSSSLKQGMDGLDAATGQLVGGADTLNSGANRVAAGASQADSGAKSVDAGAGKINAAAGQVSDGAGALADGTAQASDGVNQVNAGAQALDSGASALSDGTTTLVGGAQEFGTGVVKLRDGSLQLRDGLQTAKTGVDDNLTDVRDQLAPLSGLDSYAADPVNVNTDAIDPVPNYGTAFAPYFLSLSLWVGALIIFFGIYLDADEKFQLLSRRSDKRIIRSFSYLVIGLMQAVLLALVLQFGLGLQINHPLAFYLACCLVSMVFIAIVQFLIVFLKDVGKFLAIALLILQLTSCGGTFPMETVPKFFNILYPFMPMTYSVGLFKDTISGTGAMGIDKNSLVLMGILIVIMLLTVLFTYFQNRGRARSAAEITDQP, encoded by the coding sequence ATGGAAAAACAAAGGTCAGAAAAATCGTTTTTTAAAAAATGGCTGCCCTGGATCGTGATCCTCGGCGTGATCATTATTCCCCTTATGTACAGTTTCTTCTATCTGGATGCCTTCTGGGACCCGTACTCAAGGCTGGATACCCTGCCGGTGGCAGTGGTCAATCAGGACAAAGGTGCGGCCATTGACGGTAAATCGCGCAATCTCGGAAAGGAAATGTGGGATGAGCTGGAAAAGGACGGCACCCTGAAATTCGTGTTAACCGATGAGGAAGACGCTGTTAAGGGAACAGAGGGCAGCCAGTATTACGCCCTGATTCGTATACCCGAGAACTTCTCCTCCGCTATTGCCTCTGCCGGCACCCAGAACAAACGTGAGGCAGAAATTTATTACTCACCCAATGAAAAAAGGAATTATCTGGCCAGCCAGATTCTCAGCAAGGCAGTGCTGGAGGTTGAAAAATCAACACGGGCCAATGTGGACAAGGAGCTGGTGGCCCAGCTCAGCGGGAAGCTTTACGAGGTGCCCGGACAGCTGGAAACTTTACAGGATGGTCTTGGACAGCTGGGAGATGGCGCGAAAGCGCTGAGTGACGGCACCGGCACCCTGGCCAATGGCACTGGTACCCTTTTAGGCGGTGCGTCAGCCCTGAACGACGGCGCGGGCGCCCTGGCGAACGGTGCCTCTGCCCTGGCCGATGGTACCCGCAGTCTGGCTCAGGGCGCCCAGAGCCTGCAGGACGGTGCCAATACCCTGGCCGATGGCACAGCAGCGCTGAAAAACGGTACCTCTGACCTGGCAGACGGCGCGTCAGCACTGGCGGGCGGTACAGGTACCCTGAACCAGGGGGCAGGAGACCTGGCTGCCGGAACCGGCGAATTCAGTACAAAGGTCAGGGAGTATCAGCAGGGTGAGCAGAAAGCTAAATCCGGCGCAGATCAGGTTGCAGCGGGCGCTGCTTCACTGAGCGACGGGATTGTCCAGCTTTCAGACGGACTGAATTTGCTGAGCCAGAAGGTCAATGCCAGCATGACAGGTCTGGACAGCGGTGTGGGGCAGCTTCAGACCGGATTCGGGGGGTATCAGGACGGCGTGGATCAGCTGATATCAAACTCCAGTCAGATGGTGGATGGCATTGTGGCGGCAGCTCAAAATGATCCAGACCTGCTAAACAATCCATATTTTAAAGCGCTTTACGATCAGGCAGCGGCAACAGATCCAAGCCAGATCGCTGCCTTACAGGCGGGCGGTAAGGCGGTGGGCGACGGTCTCGATACCCTCTCTGCCGGGATCAAAGAAGGGCAGGCAGCCCTTAACGACCCACAGCAGGGGATTCCAGCCCTCATTGCCGGAGCCCAGAAAGCCCAGACGGGCTCACAGGATCTGGCGGCGGGCAGCAGCAGCCTGAAGCAGGGGATGGATGGCCTTGACGCCGCGACTGGCCAACTGGTTGGCGGTGCAGACACGCTGAACAGCGGGGCGAATAGGGTAGCCGCCGGGGCCAGCCAGGCCGACAGTGGCGCCAAAAGCGTTGACGCCGGCGCAGGAAAAATTAACGCGGCAGCCGGACAGGTCAGTGACGGCGCCGGAGCCCTGGCAGACGGCACAGCCCAGGCCAGCGATGGCGTCAATCAGGTAAATGCAGGCGCCCAGGCTTTGGATTCGGGCGCGTCTGCACTGAGTGACGGCACCACCACCCTCGTGGGCGGCGCTCAGGAATTTGGGACTGGTGTTGTCAAGCTGCGGGATGGCTCTCTTCAGCTCAGGGACGGCCTGCAAACCGCTAAGACAGGCGTGGATGACAACCTGACCGACGTCCGGGATCAGCTGGCGCCCCTGAGCGGCCTGGACAGCTACGCAGCAGACCCAGTCAATGTCAATACAGACGCCATTGACCCGGTACCGAATTATGGAACGGCCTTTGCGCCTTACTTCCTCTCCCTATCCTTATGGGTCGGCGCGCTGATTATTTTCTTTGGCATTTATCTGGACGCGGACGAGAAATTCCAGCTCCTGTCCAGACGCTCAGACAAACGCATTATCCGGAGCTTTTCCTATCTTGTGATCGGGCTCATGCAGGCAGTGCTTCTGGCCCTTGTGCTTCAGTTCGGGCTGGGGCTTCAGATTAACCATCCGCTGGCCTTCTATCTGGCCTGTTGTCTGGTATCCATGGTCTTTATCGCCATTGTCCAGTTCCTGATCGTCTTTTTAAAGGACGTAGGAAAATTTCTGGCCATTGCGCTGCTGATTCTTCAGCTGACCTCCTGCGGCGGGACCTTCCCAATGGAGACGGTACCGAAGTTTTTTAACATTCTGTACCCATTTATGCCCATGACCTATTCTGTCGGGTTGTTTAAGGACACCATCAGCGGAACCGGCGCTATGGGGATTGATAAGAACAGTCTGGTGCTTATGGGCATTCTGATTGTGATTATGCTGCTTACCGTTTTATTCACTTATTTTCAGAACAGGGGACGGGCACGCAGCGCCGCGGAGATAACGGATCAACCATAA
- a CDS encoding MarR family winged helix-turn-helix transcriptional regulator, with the protein MNDEQRDTLNTFFVDTFNKILSLEEQTLLKSSIENLSVKELHIIEAVSILQRDKKNTMTEIAAQVGITVGALTTAVNVLVKKEYLSRRRSEKDRRVVRIYLTEKGMRAEMHHRIFHENMVSNVGEVLTEEGLENLIIALKQLTSFFNGQLEDLKEK; encoded by the coding sequence ATGAATGATGAACAAAGAGATACTTTGAACACCTTTTTTGTCGATACCTTCAATAAGATCCTATCGTTGGAAGAACAGACCCTTTTAAAAAGCAGCATTGAAAATCTTTCTGTCAAGGAATTACATATTATAGAAGCAGTCAGTATTTTACAGAGAGACAAGAAAAACACGATGACGGAAATAGCCGCGCAGGTCGGGATTACAGTCGGCGCCCTGACCACAGCGGTGAATGTGTTGGTCAAAAAAGAGTATCTGTCCCGCAGGCGTTCCGAAAAAGACCGCAGGGTGGTACGGATTTATTTAACCGAAAAAGGCATGCGCGCCGAGATGCATCACCGGATATTCCATGAGAATATGGTCTCAAATGTCGGCGAGGTCCTGACAGAGGAGGGGCTGGAAAACTTAATAATTGCTTTAAAACAGCTCACTTCCTTTTTTAACGGACAGCTGGAGGATTTGAAAGAAAAATAA
- the radC gene encoding RadC family protein, with the protein MAENSDHMAIREMPRDERPREKLIKHGVQSLSNAELIGIIIQTGCQDATAVELGQRILRAFDNDLSAFFGMSIEELDRNVLLKGIGPAKACQIKAAIELGRRVNTHPPEQPKIGSPKDVAALLTDELRYLKQEHFMVLLLDNKNKVIKTETISIGTINASLVHPREVFVKAIRQHAAAVILAHNHPSGDPKPSAEDRAITKRLLESGDLLGIPVLDHVVIGGADYVSFKESGYI; encoded by the coding sequence ATGGCCGAAAATAGTGACCATATGGCAATTCGGGAGATGCCCAGAGATGAGCGTCCCCGTGAAAAACTGATAAAACACGGTGTCCAAAGTCTCAGTAATGCAGAGCTGATCGGCATTATCATTCAGACAGGATGCCAGGACGCGACTGCGGTGGAGCTTGGCCAGCGAATTCTGAGGGCCTTTGACAATGATCTCTCAGCCTTTTTTGGCATGAGTATCGAGGAGCTTGACCGCAATGTGCTGCTAAAAGGTATTGGCCCTGCAAAGGCCTGCCAGATAAAGGCTGCCATAGAGCTTGGACGGCGTGTGAATACCCATCCGCCCGAACAGCCGAAAATCGGTTCGCCAAAGGATGTGGCCGCGCTGCTGACAGACGAGCTGCGTTACCTGAAGCAGGAGCACTTTATGGTTCTGCTGCTGGACAACAAGAATAAAGTCATTAAGACAGAAACTATTTCTATCGGGACCATCAACGCGTCCCTGGTGCATCCGAGAGAGGTGTTTGTAAAAGCCATCCGGCAGCACGCCGCTGCGGTCATTCTGGCCCATAACCATCCATCAGGTGATCCGAAGCCAAGCGCGGAGGACAGGGCCATTACCAAACGCCTGCTGGAATCGGGCGATCTGCTCGGGATTCCTGTTCTCGATCATGTGGTGATCGGCGGGGCAGACTATGTCAGTTTTAAAGAATCCGGCTATATCTAA
- a CDS encoding RluA family pseudouridine synthase — translation MIMPEEGQFVYHYIVGDVKSASLKDMLTNHYDYSSRLLRQLKRDGSITLNGRDCWLTDPVHRGDQVVITFPEERFDIEAVEGPLDIVYEDDEVLVVNKDANCVTHPTKSHQLDTLANHVAWYWEERGTPGKIRFVNRLDRDTTGLVVIAKNKYVHHYIQSRMKTDAVKKTYIAFVNNVPREKEGCIRVPIGRPSEDSLERTVMEDGKESVTHFRVLESYRNAAMVELVLETGRTHQIRVHLKYIGCPIIGDSLYNHDGNPSYGMARQALHAAKLNLTLPKSGELELSAGLTEDLVTLRETLRKE, via the coding sequence ATGATTATGCCCGAAGAGGGACAGTTTGTATATCATTATATAGTAGGAGATGTAAAAAGTGCTTCTTTGAAGGACATGCTGACCAATCATTATGATTATTCCAGCCGGCTGCTCAGGCAGCTCAAGCGGGACGGCAGCATTACTTTAAACGGCAGGGACTGTTGGCTGACCGATCCGGTGCACAGAGGAGACCAGGTGGTCATTACCTTTCCGGAAGAGCGGTTCGACATTGAGGCCGTTGAGGGACCTTTAGATATCGTTTATGAGGACGACGAGGTGCTTGTGGTCAATAAGGATGCCAATTGTGTGACGCATCCAACCAAAAGCCACCAGCTGGATACTCTGGCCAACCATGTGGCCTGGTACTGGGAGGAGAGAGGTACTCCCGGAAAAATCCGTTTTGTCAATCGTCTGGACCGGGATACTACCGGACTTGTCGTCATCGCGAAGAATAAATATGTGCATCATTATATCCAATCCAGAATGAAGACCGATGCGGTTAAAAAGACTTATATCGCCTTTGTGAACAATGTTCCGAGGGAGAAGGAAGGCTGCATCCGTGTGCCCATTGGCCGTCCGTCTGAGGACAGCCTGGAAAGAACGGTCATGGAAGATGGCAAGGAGTCTGTCACACACTTCAGAGTACTGGAAAGCTACAGGAATGCTGCGATGGTGGAGCTGGTACTGGAAACCGGACGCACCCACCAGATCAGAGTCCATTTAAAATATATTGGCTGCCCCATCATTGGTGACAGCCTGTACAATCATGATGGGAATCCGAGCTACGGCATGGCCAGACAGGCCCTGCACGCTGCAAAGTTGAACTTAACCTTACCCAAAAGCGGTGAGTTGGAACTTTCCGCAGGATTAACTGAAGATTTAGTAACACTTCGAGAAACATTGAGGAAAGAATAA
- a CDS encoding transglycosylase domain-containing protein, with protein sequence MSKEEAKKVAPKAPRKGLPKKKKKRMATWKIVLIVLAVLVVAGVVTGFSVYAANRQDISDFTYQQKEKTQIFSSDNQVIAEMAAENRTYVSLDQIPKDLQNGLIATEDSRFYSHHGVDYYGIMRSLVSNLFSGNSTGQGASTITQQLARVLFDLDVAEPGFMDSVNRKMKEISISRQLEEKYTKDQILEMYLNEYYFGSASYGVQAAAQTYFGKNVSDLNLAESAMLAGLPQAPSAYAPNANFEAAKNRQAQVLARMVKEGYITQEQADQASATEITIMPWSEEQTNDDIKEGYGSFVSAALQEYAEALAPSVMKEKGVDEETAIKQIRENIANGGYRVYTTINTGYQDAAISAMENGLDNAGFSQENGDTGAIVTVDKDGAVLGYYAGNTDIDMADSPRQPGSNIKPLYYSGAIEKGVFSPSSIIKDEPINIGGYSPKNYGGGYSGNVTITQALVNSLNIPAVKVFNTFGIENAIDWMKTLGITTFVNPGDLDTGADDYNLATALGGMTNGIKPIEMAAAFNCFNDGGVYNEPYKIVKVEQTNGKQVFDKSQLGLTSRKVMSEDTASSMWGILQQVVTSGTGGRAAQAYPTAGKTGTTDNEEDLWFTGMTGNITTSVWVGNLEHDPVGTGSYIPAGIYGSYVRSLINNDLVTEFAAPSESTQTTPITTPTPAATPTPTPEATAAPTPEPTVEAEPTPQPTSTPTPVTPDDDEKPSTEEE encoded by the coding sequence ATGAGTAAAGAAGAAGCAAAGAAAGTTGCTCCCAAGGCGCCCAGAAAAGGGCTGCCCAAGAAGAAAAAGAAAAGAATGGCAACCTGGAAAATCGTCCTGATTGTACTGGCGGTTTTGGTCGTTGCCGGTGTCGTGACAGGCTTTTCAGTCTACGCGGCCAATAGACAGGATATTTCAGATTTTACTTATCAGCAAAAGGAAAAAACACAGATTTTCTCCTCGGATAATCAGGTTATTGCCGAGATGGCCGCTGAGAACAGGACCTATGTCTCTCTGGACCAGATTCCAAAGGATCTGCAAAACGGCCTGATCGCAACAGAGGACTCCCGCTTCTATTCGCACCATGGTGTTGACTACTATGGGATTATGCGTTCACTGGTTTCGAATCTGTTCAGCGGCAACAGTACAGGCCAGGGGGCCAGTACCATTACCCAGCAGCTTGCCAGAGTGCTCTTTGACCTGGACGTTGCCGAACCCGGCTTTATGGATTCTGTCAACCGTAAGATGAAGGAAATCTCCATTTCAAGACAGCTGGAGGAAAAATATACCAAAGACCAGATTCTTGAAATGTACCTGAATGAATATTACTTTGGTTCCGCCTCCTATGGTGTGCAGGCAGCCGCTCAGACCTATTTTGGCAAAAATGTCTCTGACCTGAATCTGGCCGAGTCTGCCATGCTGGCAGGTCTGCCTCAGGCGCCGTCAGCCTATGCGCCCAACGCCAACTTTGAGGCGGCTAAAAACCGCCAGGCCCAGGTACTTGCCCGTATGGTAAAAGAGGGCTACATTACCCAGGAGCAGGCTGATCAGGCGTCAGCCACAGAAATTACCATTATGCCTTGGTCTGAGGAACAGACCAACGATGACATTAAAGAGGGCTATGGCTCCTTTGTCAGTGCGGCGCTCCAGGAATACGCCGAGGCTCTCGCGCCAAGCGTGATGAAGGAGAAAGGCGTGGACGAGGAGACTGCTATTAAGCAGATCCGGGAAAATATCGCAAACGGCGGTTACCGTGTTTATACAACCATTAACACAGGTTATCAGGATGCGGCTATTTCCGCCATGGAAAACGGACTGGATAATGCCGGATTCAGCCAGGAAAATGGCGATACTGGCGCCATTGTTACTGTGGATAAGGATGGCGCAGTACTGGGATACTATGCAGGAAATACTGATATTGACATGGCGGACTCACCGAGACAGCCTGGTTCTAACATCAAACCGCTCTACTACAGCGGCGCCATTGAAAAGGGTGTGTTCTCACCATCTTCAATTATCAAGGATGAGCCGATCAATATTGGCGGCTACTCACCGAAGAATTATGGCGGCGGCTACAGCGGCAATGTCACCATTACCCAGGCCCTCGTCAATTCACTGAATATCCCGGCGGTTAAGGTCTTTAATACCTTTGGCATTGAAAATGCCATCGACTGGATGAAAACGCTGGGAATTACAACATTCGTTAACCCAGGAGATTTGGACACTGGCGCGGACGACTATAATCTTGCCACAGCACTGGGTGGGATGACGAATGGGATTAAGCCTATCGAAATGGCCGCTGCTTTCAATTGCTTTAACGACGGCGGTGTTTATAATGAGCCTTACAAGATTGTTAAGGTTGAGCAGACCAACGGCAAGCAGGTCTTTGATAAGAGCCAGCTTGGTTTGACTTCCAGAAAGGTTATGTCTGAGGATACGGCCAGCTCCATGTGGGGTATCCTGCAGCAGGTTGTCACCAGCGGTACCGGCGGACGTGCGGCCCAGGCTTATCCGACAGCGGGTAAGACAGGGACAACGGACAACGAGGAAGATTTATGGTTCACCGGTATGACCGGGAACATTACGACCTCGGTGTGGGTCGGTAACCTTGAGCATGACCCGGTCGGCACAGGGAGTTATATCCCGGCAGGTATCTACGGCTCCTATGTCCGGTCACTGATCAACAATGACCTGGTCACTGAGTTTGCAGCGCCCTCTGAGTCTACACAGACAACGCCTATAACCACACCGACGCCGGCTGCGACACCGACGCCGACACCGGAAGCGACAGCAGCTCCAACGCCAGAACCAACAGTAGAGGCAGAACCGACACCGCAACCAACGTCTACACCGACACCGGTAACACCAGATGATGATGAGAAACCTTCCACTGAGGAAGAATAA
- a CDS encoding cupin domain-containing protein, translated as MLIKNKEHTIDDKFEMRGGNGTIHIKHVVDQDILCDKGRLYAQITVEPGCSIGSHEHVNEKEIFYILSGQAQVTDNGVKRTLNPGDVLVTGHESSHAVENTGAVNLEMMALILYGDEKHE; from the coding sequence ATGCTGATCAAAAATAAAGAACATACCATTGATGATAAGTTTGAAATGCGCGGAGGAAATGGAACGATCCACATCAAGCATGTTGTGGATCAGGACATCCTCTGTGATAAGGGAAGATTATATGCGCAGATTACCGTAGAGCCAGGTTGCTCCATCGGTAGTCACGAGCATGTGAACGAAAAAGAAATATTTTACATCCTGAGCGGTCAGGCCCAGGTAACGGACAACGGCGTAAAGCGGACATTGAATCCCGGGGACGTTCTGGTAACAGGACACGAAAGCTCCCACGCGGTTGAAAACACCGGAGCCGTGAATCTTGAAATGATGGCGCTGATCCTTTACGGAGATGAGAAGCATGAATAA
- the nth gene encoding endonuclease III, with amino-acid sequence MNKENRKKVLEELEKLYGGEKCGLDFTSPFELLIATMLSAQCTDVRVNIVTGELFKEYNTPEKLLTLNEGELREKIKSCGLSNTKAKNILLTCHMLLSEYDGVVPETMEELIKLPGVGRKTANVVMSNAFDVPAIAVDTHVFRVSRRIGLAKGNNVLQVEKELMKNIPRDYWSRAHHWLIWHGRRLCTARNPKCESCAINPYCDDYKKRNKKK; translated from the coding sequence ATGAATAAAGAAAATCGAAAAAAAGTGTTGGAGGAGCTTGAAAAGCTCTACGGCGGAGAAAAATGCGGGCTGGATTTTACCAGCCCTTTTGAATTGCTGATCGCAACCATGCTGTCTGCCCAGTGTACGGACGTGCGGGTAAATATTGTAACCGGCGAGCTGTTCAAAGAGTACAATACCCCGGAAAAGCTGCTGACCTTAAATGAGGGAGAGCTCAGGGAAAAAATCAAATCCTGCGGTCTTTCCAACACAAAGGCGAAGAACATCCTTCTGACCTGCCACATGCTGCTCTCAGAATACGACGGTGTTGTGCCCGAGACCATGGAGGAGCTTATAAAGCTTCCAGGTGTTGGACGGAAAACCGCCAATGTGGTTATGAGCAACGCTTTTGACGTACCAGCCATTGCGGTGGATACGCATGTGTTCCGGGTATCCCGGCGTATCGGGCTGGCAAAGGGAAACAATGTTCTCCAGGTCGAGAAAGAGCTGATGAAAAATATTCCCAGAGACTACTGGTCCCGGGCGCACCACTGGCTGATCTGGCACGGAAGGCGGCTGTGTACGGCCAGAAACCCCAAGTGTGAGAGCTGCGCGATCAATCCTTACTGTGACGATTATAAAAAGCGAAACAAGAAAAAATAA
- a CDS encoding ABC transporter substrate-binding protein has product MKKKIISALMVGVMCVSVFAFAGCSSSGSGSSGDTIKIGALGPYTGDTAMYGVAAKNGIELAAEQINANGGINGKNVEVVSYDTKGDSTEAVNAYNRLRDQDGVVAIVGSVLTGESMAIKEMAHDDNMPILTPTSTAADVTAGAPNSFRVCYLDEYQGNAGANFAVSTENGGLGAKTAAMLVNSGSAYSQGLADAFKATFEAKGGKVVGSESYADKDKDFSAQLTKIKELNPEVVYIPDYYNVAGPIMQKAKEMGITSKFIGGDGWDSVQVDYADAAQGQYFANHYAADSPKEAVQNFIKSYKDKYSEAANSFAALGYDGMNVMAEAIKNAGSTDSQAIVDALQKIDFDGVTGHFTFDEEGNPKGKDITIIQVDNGELKFVTTVQGDN; this is encoded by the coding sequence ATGAAGAAAAAAATCATTAGTGCTCTAATGGTTGGTGTTATGTGTGTATCCGTTTTCGCCTTTGCTGGCTGCAGCTCATCCGGAAGCGGAAGCAGCGGAGATACCATTAAAATCGGTGCTTTAGGTCCTTATACTGGCGATACCGCAATGTACGGTGTAGCAGCTAAAAACGGGATCGAGCTGGCCGCAGAACAGATCAATGCAAACGGCGGCATCAACGGAAAGAATGTCGAAGTCGTTTCTTACGATACCAAAGGTGACTCAACCGAAGCAGTCAACGCGTACAATCGTCTGCGTGACCAGGACGGCGTCGTCGCAATTGTCGGCTCTGTACTGACAGGCGAAAGTATGGCTATTAAAGAAATGGCACATGATGATAATATGCCGATCTTAACTCCGACTTCCACCGCGGCGGACGTTACAGCGGGCGCTCCAAACAGCTTCCGTGTATGCTATCTGGATGAATACCAGGGCAACGCCGGTGCGAACTTTGCAGTGAGCACTGAAAACGGCGGGTTAGGCGCTAAAACAGCTGCAATGCTGGTGAATTCAGGCAGCGCTTACTCTCAAGGGCTGGCAGACGCTTTCAAAGCTACCTTTGAAGCTAAGGGCGGCAAGGTTGTCGGCAGTGAATCCTACGCAGATAAAGATAAAGACTTCAGCGCTCAGCTGACCAAAATCAAAGAGCTGAACCCAGAAGTTGTCTATATTCCAGATTACTACAATGTAGCCGGTCCGATCATGCAGAAAGCTAAAGAAATGGGCATTACGTCCAAATTCATCGGCGGCGACGGATGGGACAGTGTTCAGGTAGACTACGCTGACGCTGCACAGGGCCAGTATTTTGCAAACCACTATGCTGCAGATTCCCCGAAGGAAGCGGTACAGAACTTTATCAAATCCTACAAAGACAAATACAGTGAAGCAGCCAATTCTTTCGCAGCTTTAGGCTACGATGGCATGAACGTTATGGCTGAAGCAATCAAAAATGCAGGCAGCACAGACTCACAGGCAATTGTTGATGCACTGCAGAAGATTGATTTTGACGGTGTAACTGGTCATTTCACATTTGACGAAGAAGGTAATCCAAAGGGCAAAGACATTACAATCATTCAGGTTGATAATGGCGAATTGAAATTTGTGACCACTGTACAGGGTGACAACTAA